Proteins co-encoded in one Bombus pyrosoma isolate SC7728 linkage group LG4, ASM1482585v1, whole genome shotgun sequence genomic window:
- the LOC122567142 gene encoding protein bark beetle isoform X2: MDRQWPGKPRLLYEQPGCRGTEPSLTSCEKWSERQLGGGVCDYHPDLGISCLPRHDGATKAIKHWRGIRFEEALYDRPLIQENTLYVRRSKSILRNVVIEHAGTGREYNVTAAIDVEGVPPQMDSISVIHAAFTGINVTTPDSPVIINNSTIQNNRGYGIYVNSSSGMARINDCSVLDNGADGIKYVHFDERPDDKLDRTEVFDLCTFPTTASQTFPVIISMEQSKYASNIKRCPQHIFTRPGHVLTMHFLQMKTDRNNSAMIEVYDGIGEAEKLLARVRVKNGTLPQSVATTRQNLYIKFVAEPRTNTIVFVRLSSGYKKTYDLNVTGSIIAGNNGRGIAVEKLRSALHVHETSVSSNKYLAGVHVLGGAADVNITSSRISFNTGDGVNITLTGGNRNVSRTSISSNQGYGFAVWLNDSSTTEYVYFNQTTVVEYSQIFRNKDIGILVGNATGNSYVNVTGNWFNSSSETAVQIGSSWRHDEGLLKLQIGHNSFIQNTKFGIKLSPALNLKATIEYNYFREQSSGCILIKNPLYEEFNILPADIVVRHNEFYNNRGAFVVSIGLSPYSDVQRLLFTRNFLRDNRVRELFDSRNTVRSRLIPRSRVAAVVVVSSSNVEVFRNILHNPESRYEIGSHLEDQSKIINCTYNWLGFAEENKIFERLFHRKDRYNLAKIEYLPYLLHSSNPGANTIISNPTFVPRFVTPGTNLVGGEVDGREFLNSGEYIVERDINVRPGGKLILHPGVTLRFPPAVGMMVAGTLDARGIRPSDILFTLKEELLMDSDNETLTSQAFSELNEVESVPVRLLGGKTNLEGRLQVKVGEKWGTVCNYGWTIRDAALVCHQLGLTLDPDNWLLERSQIPNAGINEDIILSNVRCTVDDNDISKCKAETEQNFENSCTHENDVGVRCSEAAWAGLRLGPLALRSDLQFVTIEKAGLLDYTTNSFKPALQIDFARHSLDSVRIIDNLQDGLGILYSDIYSVDAVNTVKNSDFSQNGGSGISFKQLGMEIINSRIENNKVAGIRHNPALSAVQQREFAGWFLRMPDLIDSSYNPVVIPYNMRDIELSNEETKYMITVKVTGDPIRQRIAIKCTPGYVIGIQLLNPIENRSTEQIVLHDSQYVDPSRESWNLKRDLAIFPVTSTSYAVILEYDSGTNALGGAVVVLTALQAPIQDVRNKIVRGPIPKLLVTKSKIKNNKRGILASFYNRYLDEIGDHFLRKANETIQLVACEISHNQEQAIYVHSPYWNVYQTNMSEIAIHINDSLITDNGKGIYQFSRDARHSNNLFHWIMQDSTIERNRRGGFEVILPDVWQYNENFTHTLYFDNNTWRNNEQFGFVIDGHYATLNMSNNRFEGNQCKTGLISIQGMEKKMQINNNYIESNTGGYMVEFKADSQSEILGNVDARFYNNEVKRNTYDPASMGPRRTDDSPSYVVGFHGIQKVQINRNLFGDNSLDYELLAGIRTAKINNEVDVSENWWGTDNDTKIRQSIFDFDDWNDHAVANYRPFLTSDSFDSSVSASWQIGKEIDLDNLGGRIVENLSIHSRDKPYVVKSDITIMPEATLHVYPDVVMEFAPNVGILVLGTLKAVGAPGHEIIMKPMEREDVGDSTNAKLRKSGNIISVSDETIRLCKDGRCSSLYNEGFLEFFNRTTLQWIPLCDTRFTERNAQVACRQLGHDSLNVYVSYDRRYELHPGSLIRVWSWPEPLQCTGKEVKLEDCQIRLNGQLYGHRHECPWDSQFVFINCGKRNLDDSHDYWGGIRIANSEFERHLYEHRIHDVVTHETVRRVESVLRYIKIIGAGILHFEKSAALQTIMKSPTITHVNITRSAYHGINVISPTHTVELLFNVIDNVLGNGVNLLSITGEGREADESSFTPIKDLSIPYHLFSMIDICDTTKEITLEERVIVYYKYDNHPVNCVKIFRSAYRAKPFGFRLLQFNLFNSTGKPGRTDSITLYDGDIYNITAKSIGHLEANSLDEKKLFRTQGPSLSIRLFANGASNVHGFIAEVVTLPISAIGFNRDVQHNISYSVITNCREGAIRYASAGEVNAIMTLERNQFTNNCEKLYGNFSTCKSAVWLDVQNTQSLYFRNNVVRQNQGGLSIRADSRGSATSLEGWIHNNLFAENFNKPALYVEGRQSSPYQEVIIFRNYFTKNNALYDNNIVLKQVVSNMTLNYLHANLGAHLLEISGFEGVRLPIYQSTSHNGFYKNYAVDRDGRSTIVAGTPGQQYVDNVFFNPDNDYEMLTMNRSQQLEMWRSHIDARHNWWGYNETLAVAGRIRDRGDSPELLQVDYQPFHMSNQSVLNGKCPPAWDLVGDTCYIYIGAPMDFFSARDFCRSVNASMPFIMGNYLELWQFLRKQQVGYDYTDRAWVQQLDRVDKCTTFIYQTIEIDYCAQPSPFICEIDPKVNIDPLSWRKDIVAVAVLGAAGVALALLTAAIALWVSKSKRRNLERLERRNSIRQSLHSLRSVGSTSGFTELAYRRKPIATKHSTDTLNSKSLDYRRMLNGGSIDSMDKSQLNSSMEDNQSYDVYEAHNPRYSPSTSDFKGAVQKYGAPQSGDNPVFDLTYRNEGFRNHSTFASRTTNDWPIESITETTADETPVVDATNESSYLHNTSTLPLNSSLALTDSISELKRDIDGSASYSTMDYDSKRSYDNATFTPSQISEPVPEYAPNFNPPIPPHPYHYHEDRPRSEALLETNLDTGEEKPLRSKSEALLETNLDVFLANEPTELTQLSAGARSKSQPLETAM, encoded by the exons ATGGATAGACAATGGCCAGGGAAGCCACGATTGCTTTACGAGCAACCAGGTTGCAGAGGCACCGAGCCCTCTTTAACAAGCTGCGAGAAATGGTCCGAGAGGCAGCTCGGTGGCGGTGTTTGTG ATTATCATCCCGATCTTGGAATATCGTGTTTACCGCGCCACGATGGAGCCACGAAAGCGATTAAACATTGGAGAGGCATTCGTTTCGAAGAAGCGTTGTACGATCGACCACTTATCCAAGAAAATACGCTCTACGTACGGAGATCGAAGTCGATTCTACGGAACGTTGTGATCGA GCATGCAGGGACAGGTCGGGAATATAATGTTACGGCAGCGATCGATGTCGAGGGTGTTCCACCGCAAATGGATTCGATTTCGGTTATTCATGCTGCCTTTACCGGCATTAATGTCACTACGCCGGATAGCCCTGTCATAATCAACAACAGTACCATTCAAAACAACAGAG GATATGGAATTTACGTGAATAGTTCGTCGGGAATGGCACGTATCAATGATTGTAGTGTATTAGATAACGGAGCCGATGGAATCAAATACGTTCACTTCGACGAACGACCCGATGACAAGTTAGACCGTACAGAGGTGTTCGATTTGTGTACATTTCCAACTACGGCCAGTCAAACATTTCCTGTTATAATATCTATGGAACAGAGCAAATATGCGTCAAACATAAAACGTTGCCCACaa CACATCTTTACAAGACCAGGACACGTGTTGACTATGCACTTTTTGCAAATGAAGACTGACAGAAATAACAGTGCTATGATAGAGGTATACGATGGTATAGGCGAAGCGGAAAAATTGCTAGCTAGAGTGAGAGTAAAAAATGGCACGTTACCTCAGAGTGTGGCTACAACTcgacaaaatttgtatataaaattcgtaGCCGAACCACGTACGAATACTATCGTTTTCGTGCGATTGTCTTCTGGTTATA AAAAGACCTACGATCTGAACGTGACTGGAAGTATCATAGCCGGTAACAATGGAAGGGGAATCGCGGTGGAGAAATTACGATCAGCCTTGCACGTCCACGAAACCTCTGTGTCCAGCAATAAATATCTAGCCGGCGTGCATGTGTTGGGCGGCGCTGCGGATGTGAATATCACGAGCAGTCGCATATCTTTTAATACGGGAGACGGCGTGAACATTACCCTTACCGGAGGAAATCGCAATGTGTCTCGGACAAGTATTTCCTCCAATCAGGGCTACGGTTTTGCAGTGTGGTTGAATGACAGTTCCACTACCGAATACGTCTATTTTAATCAGACTACCGTAGTCGAATATTCGCAGATATTTCGCAACAAAGATATCGGCATCCTA GTTGGTAACGCAACTGGCAATTCGTACGTGAACGTGACGGGTAATTGGTTCAATAGTAGTTCTGAGACTGCTGTGCAAATAGGATCCAGTTGGAGACACGACGAAGGACTATTAAAACTTCAAATTGGCCATAATTCTTTCATACAGAATACAAAATTTGGGATCAAATTGAGTCCTGCTCTCAATTTAAAAGCAACGATAGAATACAATTACTTCAGAGAGCAGTCTAGTGGTTGTATACTAATCAAGAATCCTCTCTATGAGGAATTTAACATCTTGCCCGCGGACATCGTGGTCAGACACAACGAATTTTACAATAACCGTGGTGCCTTTGTAGTCAGCATCGGTCTTTCACCCTATAGCGATGTACAGAGATTATTGTTCACTAGAAATTTTTTGCGTGACAATCGTGTCCGAGAACTGTTCGACAGTAGGAATACTGTGAGATCCAGATTAATTCCGCGTTCTAGAGTCGCGGCTGTAGTCGTTGTTTCATCGAGCAACGTCGAGGTTTTccgtaatattttacataatccCGAATCGCGATACGAAATTGGCTCTCATTTGGAAGATCAGAGTAAGATTATAAATTGTACTTATAATTGGCTTGGATTTGCCGAAGAGAATAAGATATTCGAAAGATTATTCCATAG AAAAGACAGATACAATCTCGCCAAGATCGAATACCTGCCGTACTTGTTACATAGCAGCAATCCAGGGGCCAACACAATCATCTCAAATCCAACATTCGTTCCACGATTCGTTACACCCGGTACAAACTTGGTCGGTGGTGAAGTGGATGGTCGCGAATTTTTAAACTCTGGAGAATACATCGTTGAGAGGGATATCAACGTGCGACCAGGTGGAAAATTGATTCTGCACCCTGGGGTCACTTTGCGTTTCCCACCAGCTGTGGGAATGATGGTTGCCGGAACGTTAGACGCTCGTGGGATAAGGCCAAGCGATATCCTGTTCACTTTGAAGGAAGAACTTCTTATGGATTCGGACAACGAGACTCTTACGAGCCAAGCGTTTAGTGAACTGAATGAAGTGGAGTCCGTACCTGTGAGGCTTCTTGGAGGAAAGACGAATCTTGAGGGAAGATTAcag GTAAAAGTAGGAGAAAAATGGGGAACAGTATGCAATTACGGTTGGACAATCCGAGACGCGGCTCTAGTATGTCACCAATTGGGTCTCACTTTAGATCCAGATAATTGGCTGCTGGAACGTTCACAAATTCCAAACGCTGGTATCAACGAAGACATTATTTTAAGTAACGTTAGATGTACGGTGGacgataacgatatatcgaagTGTAAAGCAGAAACAGAGCAGAACTTTGAGAATTCTTGCACTCACGAGAACGACGTGGGTGTTAGATGTTCAGAAGCTGCGTGGGCGGGTCTTCGACTGGGACCGTTGGCCCTGAGAAGTGACCTTCAATTTGTAACGATAGAAAAAGCAGGACTGCTTGACTACACAACAAATTCCTTCAAGCCAG CTCTTCAAATCGATTTCGCAAGACATTCATTGGACAGTGTTAGAATAATTGACAATCTACAAGACGGTCtaggaattttatattcgGACATATACTCGGTGGATGCTGTAAACACCGTGAAGAACAGCGATTTCTCGCAAAACGGGGGCAGTGGGATCAGTTTCAAACAATTGGGAATGGAAATCATCAATTCTCGGATTGAGAACAATAAAGTCGCGGGGATAAGGCACAATCCTGCCCTTTCTGCGGTTCAACAAAGAGAATTCGCTGGGTGGTTCCTACGTATGCCAGATTTAATTGATTCGTCGTATAATCCAGTAGTCATACCGTATAACATGAGAGACATTGAACTGTCTAACGAAGAAACTAAATATATGATAACTGTCAAAGTTACTGGTGATCCTATTCGACAACGCATTGCCATTAAA TGCACTCCAGGATACGTTATCGGTATTCAACTTTTAAATCCCATCGAAAATCGTAGTACAGAACAGATCGTTCTACATGATTCGCAATACGTCGATCCTAGTCGAGAAAGTTGGAACTTGAAACGCGATTTGGCAATATTTCCTGTAACATCGACCTCTTATGCTGTGATTTTGGAATACGATAGCGGCACCAACGCACTTGGAGGGGCTGTTGTTGTTCTCACGGCTCTTCAAGCTCCGATACAG gATGTACGAAACAAAATCGTAAGAGGTCCCATCCCAAAGTTGTTGGTCACCAAGTCCAAAATCAAGAACAACAAGAGAGGTATACTCGCGTCATTTTACAATCGGTACCTGGATGAAATTGGCgatcattttcttcgaaagGCGAACGAAACTATACAGTTGGTCGCTTGTGAGATTTCTCACAACCAGGAGCAAGCTATTTACGTACATTCGCCTTACTGGAACGTTTACCAGACGAATATGTCTGAAATTGCGATTCACATTAACGACAGCTTGATCACAGACAATGGTAAAGGAATATACCAATTCAGTCGCGATGCAAGACATTCGAATAATCTTTTCCATTGGATAATGCAAGATAGTACGATCGAAAGGAACAGAAGGGGGGGCTTTGAAGTGATTTTGCCTGATGTGTGGCAGTATAACGAGAATTTCACGCAcactttatattttgataacaATACCTGGCGAAACAACGAGCAGTTTGGCTTTGTGATCGATGGCCACTATGCTACCTTGAATATGTCCAATAATAGATTCGAGGGAAATCAATGTAAAACTGGTTTGATATCCATTCAaggaatggagaaaaaaatgcagattaataacaattatatcgAGAGCAATACTGGAGGCTATATGGTAGAATTCAAGGCAGACAGCCAATCAGAAATTTTGGGAAACGTCGATGCGCGCTTTTATAACAACGAAGTCAAGCGAAATACCTATGATCCAGCTAGTATGGGACCGCGTCGCACAGACGATAGTCCTAGTTACGTTGTTGGGTTCCATGGTATACAGaaagtacaaataaatagaaatttatttggcGATAATTCGTTGGATTATGAATTATTGGCTGGCATTAGAACAGCTAAAATTAACAATGAAGTTGATGTATCGGAGAATTGGTGGGGAACTGATAACGATACTAAAATCAG ACAAAGTATTTTCGATTTTGATGATTGGAACGATCACGCAGTTGCCAACTACCGACCTTTCTTAACCAGCGATTCTTTTGATTCTTCGGTGTCTGCATCCTGGCAGATTGGAAAGGAAATAGATCTAGATAATTTAGGTGGACGCATAGTAGAAAATCTATCCATTCATTCTAGAGACAAGCCTTACGTTGTAAAATCTGATATCACGATCATGCCAGAAGCCACATTGCACGTTTATCCGGATGTTGTTATGGAATTTGCACCCAACGTTGGGATTCTTGTTCTTGGTACATTGAAAGCTGTAGGTGCGCCCGGTCATGAGATAATAATGAAACCGATGGAACGCGAAGACGTTGGCGACTCTACGAACGCAAAGTTAAGAAAAAGTGGGAATATAATTTCCGTGTCGGATGAAACTATCCGTCTTTGTAAAGATGGACGATGTTCGTCCCTGTACAACGAAG GATTCTTGGAATTCTTCAATAGAACAACCTTACAGTGGATACCCTTGTGCGACACTAGATTTACTGAAAGAAACGCACAAGTAGCCTGTCGACAGTTGGGCCACGACTCGCTCAATGTCTATGTATCCTATGATCGTAGGTACGAACTTCATCCTGGTTCTTTAATACGCGTTTGGTCTTGGCCTGAACCATTGCAG TGTACCGGAAAAGAAGTGAAATTGGAAGATTGTCAAATTAGACTAAACGGCCAATTATACGGGCACCGGCACGAATGCCCATGGGACAGTCAGTTCGTCTTCATAAATTGCGGGAAACGTAATCTGGACGATTCGCATGACTATTGGGGCGGAATACGGATTGCCAACAGCGAATTCGAGCGTCACTTGTACGAGCATCGTATTCACGATGTTGTGACTCACGAAACAGTAAGACGCGTCGAGTCGGTCTTAAGATACATTAAGATCATCGGCGCTGGTATTTTGCATTTTGAGAAATCAGCTGCTCTGCAAACGATTATGAAATCTCCGACGATAACGCACGTTAACATAACTCGTAGCGCTTATCACGGCATTAACGTGATATCGCCGACCCATACA gtcgaattattattcaacGTTATCGATAACGTGCTTGGAAATGGTGTGAATTTACTGTCAATAACGGGCGAAGGTCGCGAAGCGGATGAAAGTTCGTTTACTCCAATTAAAGATCTTAGTATTCCTTATCATTTGTTCAGCATGATCGATATTTGCGATACTACTAAAGAAATTACACTGGAGGAACGGGTTATAGTTTATTACAAATACGACAATCATCCTGTGAATTGTGTCAAGATCTTTCGCAGTGCTTACAGGGCAAAACCTTTTGGTTTTAG GcttttgcaatttaatttgtttaattctaCTGGAAAACCGGGCCGAACTgatagcattactttatacgaTGGAGACATTTATAATATCACTGCCAAAAGTATAGGCCACTTGGAAGCTAATAGTctcgatgaaaagaaattattcagaaCTCAGGGACCAAGCCTTAGTATAAGATTATTCGCCAATGGTGCAAGCAACGTACATGGATTTATTGCAGAAGTTGTTACTCTACCAATCTCTGCTATTGGATTCA ATCGCGATGTGCAACATAACATTTCCTATTCTGTGATAACTAATTGCCGTGAAGGAGCGATTAGATATGCTAGCGCTGGCGAAGTGAATGCTATAATGACCCTTGAACGTAATCAATTCACAAATAATTGCGAGAAACTGTATGGCAATTTTTCAACCTGCAAGTCAGCTGTATGGTTGGATGTCCAAAATACCCAATCTTTGTACTTTAGA AATAACGTTGTTCGACAAAACCAAGGCGGTCTATCGATTCGAGCCGATTCTAGAGGCTCTGCGACTTCATTGGAAGGATGGATTCATAATAATCTTTTTGcggaaaatttcaacaaacctGCTCT atacGTGGAAGGTCGACAAAGCAGTCCCTATCAAGAAGTTATTATATTCAGAAACTATTTTACAAAGAACAATGCTCTCTACGATAATAACATTGTCCTAAAACAAGTAGTCAGCAATATGACTCTGAATTATTTGCATGCCAATCTTGGTGCGCATCTGTTGGAAATCTCTGGATTCGAAGGAGTTCGTTTACCTATTTATCAAAGCACATCTCACAATGGTTTCTACAA aaattacGCAGTGGACCGTGATGGCCGTAGCACGATAGTTGCAGGAACCCCTGGCCAACAATATGTGGATAACGTTTTCTTTAATCCAGACAACGATTACGAAATGCTTACGATGAATAGATCACA acAGTTAGAAATGTGGAGGTCCCATATAGATGCACGACACAATTGGTGGGGATATAACGAAACCCTAGCTGTTGCTGGTAGAATCAGAGACAGGGGAGATTCTCCGGAGCTGTTACAAGTTGACTATCAACCTTTCCATATGAGCAATCAGTCGGTCTTAAATGGCAAATGTCCACCAGCATGGGATTTAGTGGGCGATACATGCTACATATACATTGGTGCTCCCATGGACTTTTTTAGCGCTCGAGATTTCTGTAGA TCCGTGAACGCGTCCATGCCATTCATTATGGGCAATTATCTGGAACTTTGGCAATTTCTGCGAAAACAACAAGTTGGATACGATTATACTGATCGTGCCTGGGTACAACAATTAGATCGTGTGGATAAGTGCACCACTTTCATATATCAGACTATCGAAATTGATTACTGTGCTCAGCCAAGTCCTTTCATTTGTGAAATTG aTCCTAAAGTAAATATCGATCCGCTATCTTGGAGAAAAGACATAGTTGCAGTGGCTGTGTTAGGAGCAGCTGGCGTAGCCCTAGCGTTATTAACAGCTGCTATCGCACTCTGGGTATCCAAGTCAAAAAGGAGGAACCTCGAAAGGCTAGAAAGACGGAATTCGATCAGACAGTCTTTGCATTCTTTGCGATCGGTCGGCTCCACCTCCGGTTTCACTGAACTTGCGTACAGACGCAAACCTATCGCG ACAAAACATTCTACAGATACTTTGAATTCGAAGTCGCTAGATTATAGAAGAATGTTAAACGGTGGTAGTATAGATTCAATGGACAAATCTCAATTAAACTCATCCATGGAAGATAATCAAAGCTACGATGTGTACGAAGCACATAATCCAAGATATTCCCCAAGCACTAGCGATTTCAAAGGAGCTGTTCAAAAGTACGGCGCTCCACAAAGCGGAGATAATCCAGTGTTTGATTTGACGTATCGCAACGAAGGTTTTAGAAATCATTCCACGTTTGCTTCAAGAACCACCAACGACTGGCCCATTGAATCCATCACAGAAACCACCGCTGATGAAACTCCAGTTGTCGATGCTACCAATGAGAGTTCTTACCTTCATAATACCTCTACCCTTCCACTAAATTCGAGTCTTGCCTTGACTGACTCTATCAGCGAATTGAAACGCGACATCGACGGATCAGCATCGTACAGTACAATGGATTATGATTCGAAGCGCAGTTATGATAACGCAACGTTCACGCCCAGTCAGATATCAGAGCCTGTACCGGAGTATGCTCCAAACTTTAATCCTCCGATACCGCCTCATCCTTATCATTATCACGAAGACAGGCCTCGAAGTGAAGCATTGTTAGAAACTAATTTGGACACAGGAGAAGAAAAGCCTTTACGTTCGAAAAGCGAAGCCTTGCTAGAGACTAATTTGGATGTGTTTTTGGCAAACGAGCCGACAGAATTAACGCAACTGTCAGCTGGGGCGCGAAGCAAAAGTCAGCCCTTGGAAACGGCAATGTAA